The following coding sequences lie in one Thermomicrobium sp. 4228-Ro genomic window:
- the dxr gene encoding 1-deoxy-D-xylulose-5-phosphate reductoisomerase, producing the protein MRLRLSILGSTGSIGRQTLEVVDAHADRFEVVALAARRESALLASQVARYRPRLVVVAEPTEQRAVSAPTVMSGPEGLVAAATLTEADIVVIALAGQAGVRPTLAAAAAGKCIALANKESVVCAGELLMRTASEHGATIRPIDSEHSALWQLLHIPHRREELDRVIITASGGPFRTTPLERLEAVTPAEALAHPTWRMGPKITIDSATLMNKGLEIIEAHWLFDLPFELIDVVIHPQSILHAIVSFRDGSTLAHAAYPDMRVPIQYALLYPERPPGLVLPLDLATISKLEFFAPDPARFPALELAREVGRAGSTYPTVLSASDEVAVQAFLEGRIRFTDIVPLVRRVVEQHRPLGAPLTLDAILEADQWARCVTEEEIARLAVHR; encoded by the coding sequence ATGCGACTCCGGCTCAGCATCTTGGGATCGACCGGGTCGATCGGGCGGCAAACGCTCGAGGTTGTCGACGCGCACGCAGACCGCTTCGAGGTTGTGGCGCTCGCTGCTCGGCGTGAGAGCGCACTCCTGGCGAGCCAAGTCGCTCGCTATCGCCCACGTCTGGTCGTTGTCGCCGAACCGACCGAGCAGCGGGCTGTGTCCGCACCAACCGTGATGAGTGGACCGGAAGGTCTGGTCGCCGCCGCGACCCTGACCGAGGCGGACATCGTCGTCATCGCCCTGGCTGGTCAAGCTGGCGTGCGTCCGACCTTGGCCGCCGCCGCCGCGGGGAAATGCATCGCGCTCGCCAACAAAGAGAGTGTGGTTTGCGCTGGCGAACTCCTCATGCGTACAGCCAGTGAGCATGGAGCCACGATCCGACCGATCGACAGCGAGCACAGTGCGCTCTGGCAGCTCTTGCATATTCCCCACCGCCGGGAGGAACTCGACCGAGTCATCATCACTGCCTCCGGTGGACCCTTCCGCACAACACCCCTCGAGCGGTTGGAGGCTGTGACTCCCGCGGAAGCGCTAGCCCATCCGACATGGCGGATGGGACCGAAGATTACAATCGACTCCGCGACCTTGATGAACAAGGGGCTCGAGATAATCGAGGCGCACTGGCTTTTCGACCTTCCCTTCGAGCTCATCGATGTCGTTATCCACCCGCAAAGCATTCTCCATGCCATCGTTAGCTTTCGTGACGGCTCCACACTCGCCCACGCCGCTTACCCAGATATGCGCGTGCCGATCCAATACGCGCTTCTCTATCCGGAACGACCACCAGGATTGGTTCTGCCGCTGGATCTCGCTACCATCAGCAAACTGGAATTCTTCGCTCCGGATCCGGCACGCTTCCCGGCACTCGAGCTGGCCCGCGAGGTCGGTCGGGCGGGAAGCACCTATCCCACCGTGCTCAGTGCCAGTGACGAGGTAGCAGTTCAGGCCTTTCTCGAAGGACGCATCCGTTTCACCGATATCGTGCCACTGGTTCGCCGGGTCGTGGAGCAGCACCGCCCCCTCG
- a CDS encoding phosphatidate cytidylyltransferase — protein sequence MTVVPLALGPYPWLMLLLSVLLLGARELAAGLGHLVERPLSVPSIVLAGSVPILLAASPLPETLFPAAVSLSIFLPFAWHTWGTEFRHGMQAGTLAAFAATYLGIPLAASQVLRAMEGRPSALWITTIADLTGSSTTALGLAWLAWALAVTWFTDIAAYLVGRRFGRRKLAPRVSPGKTWEGAVAGCVTGLVIGLATGMLFGLPLSPWASAAFGVIIALLAELGDLAESYMKRAAGIKDFGTLLPGHGGVVDRIDALLVTIPATLLLATLLTGGN from the coding sequence ATGACTGTCGTGCCGCTCGCACTGGGGCCATATCCTTGGCTCATGCTGCTTCTTTCGGTTCTTCTCCTCGGTGCACGTGAACTAGCCGCCGGTTTGGGTCACCTGGTCGAGAGGCCGCTCTCGGTACCGAGTATCGTCCTCGCCGGGAGCGTGCCAATTCTTTTGGCAGCGTCGCCCCTTCCGGAGACACTCTTTCCGGCAGCAGTGAGCCTCTCGATCTTCCTCCCGTTCGCCTGGCATACGTGGGGAACCGAATTCCGACACGGGATGCAGGCAGGCACGCTGGCAGCTTTCGCGGCGACTTACCTCGGCATCCCTCTGGCAGCGAGTCAAGTACTCCGCGCGATGGAGGGGCGGCCGAGCGCACTGTGGATCACGACCATCGCTGACCTCACCGGCTCCTCGACGACTGCCCTCGGTCTCGCATGGCTGGCCTGGGCCCTCGCAGTCACCTGGTTCACGGATATCGCTGCGTACCTGGTCGGCCGGCGATTCGGCCGACGGAAGCTCGCGCCTCGAGTCAGTCCGGGCAAGACTTGGGAGGGCGCCGTCGCCGGGTGCGTGACCGGTCTCGTTATCGGTCTGGCAACTGGAATGCTCTTCGGTCTCCCACTGTCACCGTGGGCGAGTGCGGCATTCGGCGTCATCATCGCTCTTCTTGCCGAACTCGGCGATCTCGCTGAGTCATACATGAAGCGCGCAGCTGGAATCAAGGATTTCGGTACCCTCCTGCCGGGACATGGCGGCGTGGTCGATCGTATCGACGCACTCTTGGTGACCATTCCTGCCACCTTGCTTCTTGCTACACTCCTCACCGGAGGGAACTGA
- a CDS encoding isoprenyl transferase, with the protein MTSSKSDRHPQDTRDSPCGPVPTHVAIIMDGNGRWATRRGLPRLAGHRAGTENIRPITFKAAELGIRYLTLWAFSTENWRRPREEVEGLMQILSEVIERETDELHRHGAQLRHIGSLDGLSPELQKQIQNAIERTKNNDRIILTIAFNYGGRAEIVRAIRRIIEDGIPPEAVDEATVERYLFTAGMPDPDLIIRTSGELRTSNFLIWQAAYAEYYFTPTLWPDFTPEEFEAAIRDYQRRERRFGGLWDTQRSNQASEPCASAP; encoded by the coding sequence ATGACATCCTCGAAGTCTGATCGCCATCCCCAAGACACTCGCGACTCGCCATGCGGTCCTGTCCCCACGCATGTCGCGATCATCATGGATGGGAACGGTCGCTGGGCGACCCGGCGAGGGTTGCCTCGCTTGGCTGGGCACCGGGCTGGTACCGAGAACATCCGACCGATTACGTTCAAGGCCGCTGAACTCGGCATTCGCTATCTCACGTTATGGGCATTCTCGACGGAGAACTGGCGCCGTCCGAGAGAAGAAGTCGAGGGATTGATGCAGATCCTCAGCGAGGTCATCGAGCGCGAAACGGACGAGTTGCACCGCCACGGCGCCCAACTCCGTCATATCGGTAGTCTCGACGGTCTCTCACCCGAGCTTCAAAAGCAGATACAAAACGCCATCGAGCGAACGAAGAACAACGATCGGATCATCTTGACGATCGCCTTCAACTACGGTGGCCGCGCCGAAATCGTCCGAGCTATCCGACGTATCATCGAAGATGGCATTCCACCCGAAGCGGTCGACGAAGCGACCGTCGAGCGGTACCTCTTCACGGCCGGCATGCCGGATCCTGACCTGATCATCCGCACGTCCGGCGAACTGCGGACGAGTAACTTCCTCATCTGGCAGGCAGCCTACGCTGAGTACTACTTCACCCCTACTCTCTGGCCAGACTTTACCCCCGAGGAATTCGAGGCAGCGATCAGAGACTATCAACGGCGAGAGCGCCGTTTCGGGGGCCTCTGGGATACGCAACGATCGAACCAGGCCTCGGAACCGTGCGCCAGCGCACCATAA
- the frr gene encoding ribosome recycling factor: MIDDILRDAEHRMKKSLELLRNELSGIRAGRASPSLIEHLAVNYYGTPMPLNQLASITAPESRLLVIQVWDSSAVSAVEKALRQSELGLNPSVDGQTLRVLLPPLTEERRKQLVKMVHQHVEEAKVAIRNIRRDALADIKKLLKEKQISEDDERRAEQRLQDLTNRYIAEADKLGKQKEHDILEV, translated from the coding sequence ATGATCGACGACATTCTCCGCGATGCTGAACATCGCATGAAGAAGAGCTTGGAACTTCTCAGAAACGAACTGTCCGGCATCCGTGCCGGTCGTGCATCCCCCAGTCTCATCGAGCATCTCGCAGTGAATTACTACGGCACCCCGATGCCGCTCAATCAGCTCGCCAGCATTACCGCCCCGGAATCGCGTCTCCTCGTCATTCAGGTCTGGGACAGTAGCGCCGTCAGCGCAGTCGAGAAGGCGCTTCGCCAATCGGAACTCGGTCTTAATCCCTCTGTCGATGGCCAGACCTTGCGTGTGCTCTTGCCACCGCTGACTGAAGAACGCCGCAAACAGCTCGTGAAAATGGTCCACCAGCACGTCGAGGAGGCCAAGGTTGCCATCCGAAACATCCGCCGCGATGCCCTCGCCGATATCAAGAAACTTCTCAAAGAGAAGCAGATCAGCGAGGACGACGAGCGACGCGCCGAGCAACGGCTCCAGGATCTGACGAACCGGTACATAGCCGAAGCTGACAAACTCGGAAAGCAGAAGGAGCATGACATCCTCGAAGTCTGA
- the pyrH gene encoding UMP kinase has protein sequence MRANDSSTRGPYRRVLLKVSGEAMMGDVGYGIDPGVVARLAEEIARVAARGIQIALVVGGGNIWRGLAASARGMDRATADYMGMLATVINALALQDALERQGVPTRVQTAIEMHQVAEPYIRRRAIRHMEKGRIVILAGGTGNPYFTTDTAAALRAVELNCDVLLMGKYRVDGVYDDDPRRNPRARKYRVVSHQEALEKNLRVMDQSALALCRENDLPVIVFDLLVPGNIEKAALGHEVGTLVCSGTSAYA, from the coding sequence ATGCGAGCGAACGACTCGAGCACCCGCGGACCGTACCGACGCGTGCTCTTGAAGGTCTCCGGCGAGGCGATGATGGGTGACGTCGGTTATGGCATCGATCCGGGCGTGGTGGCTCGCCTCGCCGAGGAGATCGCGCGGGTCGCGGCGAGGGGAATTCAGATCGCGCTCGTTGTCGGCGGTGGGAACATCTGGCGCGGACTGGCCGCGAGTGCACGCGGTATGGATCGAGCTACCGCCGACTACATGGGTATGCTCGCAACCGTCATCAATGCACTTGCCCTCCAGGACGCACTCGAGCGACAAGGGGTGCCGACGCGCGTCCAGACTGCGATCGAAATGCACCAGGTCGCCGAACCATACATCCGCCGGCGCGCGATCCGACATATGGAAAAGGGGCGTATCGTCATTCTGGCCGGCGGAACCGGGAATCCCTACTTCACCACCGATACTGCCGCAGCACTGCGCGCCGTCGAACTCAATTGTGACGTCCTTTTGATGGGCAAGTACCGCGTCGACGGTGTCTATGACGATGATCCTCGTCGCAATCCACGCGCGCGCAAGTATCGAGTCGTGTCTCATCAAGAAGCGCTCGAGAAGAATCTCCGGGTGATGGACCAGTCAGCCCTGGCCTTGTGTCGTGAAAATGACCTCCCAGTCATCGTTTTCGACTTGCTCGTGCCAGGTAATATTGAGAAAGCAGCACTTGGCCACGAAGTCGGCACGCTCGTTTGTTCCGGTACGTCGGCCTACGCGTAA
- the tsf gene encoding translation elongation factor Ts, translating into MTITTEMIKELRERTGAGIMDAKRALEEAGGDMERAAEILRQQGLARAARKAGRATSQGLVHAYIHGGGRIGALIEVNCETDFVARTDEFKQLVHDLAMQVAATAPRYVAVEDVPPEVLEEGARQAGSAEKFIQQVVLLEQPFIKDASRTVEEVIKEAIARLGENIRVRRFARFELGSDEA; encoded by the coding sequence GTGACGATCACGACCGAAATGATCAAAGAATTGCGCGAGCGTACTGGTGCTGGCATTATGGACGCGAAACGGGCGCTCGAAGAGGCGGGCGGTGACATGGAGCGTGCCGCCGAGATCCTCCGGCAGCAGGGCTTGGCGCGAGCTGCGCGTAAGGCCGGTCGCGCAACGAGCCAGGGCTTGGTGCACGCCTACATCCATGGTGGCGGGCGCATCGGCGCGCTCATCGAGGTGAACTGCGAAACCGATTTCGTCGCGCGTACCGACGAGTTCAAGCAACTCGTTCACGACCTCGCAATGCAGGTTGCTGCTACTGCACCGCGCTACGTGGCCGTCGAGGACGTACCACCTGAGGTACTCGAGGAAGGGGCACGCCAGGCTGGGTCTGCCGAGAAGTTCATCCAGCAGGTTGTTCTCCTCGAGCAGCCCTTCATCAAGGATGCTTCGCGCACGGTCGAGGAGGTCATCAAGGAGGCGATCGCACGCCTGGGAGAGAATATCCGTGTCCGGCGCTTCGCACGCTTCGAGCTCGGTAGCGACGAGGCATGA
- the rpsB gene encoding 30S ribosomal protein S2 — translation MSVTEHETEQLPLKALLEAGVHFGHQTKRWNPKMRPYIFGERNGIHIIDLRQTARLLGEAETFAREIAARGGIFIFVGTKKQAQEIMRTEAERSGQYYVIERWLGGTLTNFVTIRQRLRYLVQLEEEVHSANFPLLPKKEQMRKLRELQKLQRTLGGLRGLTRLPDALYVVDPRREAIAVAEARRLGIPIIAMVDTNCDPDVVDYVIPANDDAIRSIRLITSRIADAIIAGRTQYESVEGLREELEERAAPTYELFDEEYVELQEDFDEELEEEEQSSLEARLPKHKY, via the coding sequence GTGTCGGTCACCGAACACGAAACGGAACAGCTTCCTCTCAAGGCTCTTCTCGAGGCTGGGGTGCACTTCGGGCACCAGACGAAGCGTTGGAACCCGAAGATGCGCCCGTACATCTTCGGGGAACGCAACGGAATCCATATCATCGATCTGCGCCAAACCGCTCGTTTGCTTGGTGAAGCAGAAACCTTCGCTCGCGAGATCGCAGCTCGTGGTGGTATCTTCATTTTCGTCGGGACAAAAAAGCAGGCCCAGGAGATCATGCGCACGGAAGCGGAACGCTCTGGGCAGTATTACGTCATCGAGCGGTGGCTCGGCGGTACCCTGACGAATTTCGTGACGATCCGCCAGCGCTTGCGCTACCTCGTGCAGCTCGAGGAGGAAGTCCACAGCGCGAACTTCCCGCTTTTGCCGAAGAAGGAGCAGATGCGAAAGCTCCGCGAACTGCAAAAGCTCCAGCGAACCTTGGGCGGACTTCGCGGACTGACCCGTCTGCCCGACGCACTGTATGTCGTCGATCCGCGCCGTGAGGCAATCGCGGTCGCGGAGGCTCGGCGCTTGGGGATTCCGATCATTGCGATGGTCGATACGAACTGCGATCCGGATGTCGTCGACTACGTGATCCCGGCGAACGACGACGCTATCCGTTCTATTCGCTTGATCACCAGCCGGATCGCGGACGCGATCATCGCTGGTCGAACGCAGTACGAGAGCGTGGAGGGCCTCCGGGAGGAACTCGAAGAACGTGCGGCACCAACCTACGAACTCTTCGACGAGGAGTACGTGGAATTGCAAGAAGATTTCGACGAGGAACTCGAAGAAGAGGAGCAGAGCTCGCTCGAGGCGCGTTTGCCGAAGCACAAGTATTGA
- a CDS encoding SH3 domain-containing protein, translating to MSIERKCGTCRYFEPAPLWRKGWCRHPLLYAPHQSHLVSEDDLDCDRGMTNYWEPAEQPPREPTEEATHEFQVVREWATTGGVGRSGQSDAGRERGITMSFFRDEPPTSHQPEHEEPTIPPYSSRPTGGTPFGSERSFTYQTDDRYWTDYLRIAAPVLGVILMLGLAWFWLNQLLGRNASEVIPTATSQVITGPTPTPAGTPSGLVVVTPPSASTPTAVASPTARTTIGPGATVVVTNTDGAGVNLRAAPSTNADIVAQLPEGTELTVIGDSVSADSYVWWPVKYGDQNGYVVADYLELAR from the coding sequence ATGTCGATCGAGCGCAAGTGCGGAACATGCAGGTATTTCGAGCCAGCGCCGCTGTGGCGAAAAGGTTGGTGCCGTCACCCGCTCCTGTATGCACCGCACCAGAGTCATCTCGTCAGTGAGGACGACCTCGATTGCGACCGCGGGATGACCAACTACTGGGAACCTGCCGAGCAACCACCACGCGAACCCACCGAGGAAGCAACGCACGAGTTCCAGGTCGTGCGCGAGTGGGCGACGACAGGGGGGGTCGGGAGAAGTGGCCAGTCGGATGCAGGACGAGAGCGAGGGATAACCATGAGTTTCTTCCGGGACGAGCCTCCGACGAGCCACCAACCCGAGCATGAGGAACCAACAATTCCACCGTACAGTAGTCGTCCGACCGGAGGAACACCTTTCGGCAGCGAACGATCTTTCACGTACCAGACAGATGACCGCTATTGGACGGACTATCTTCGCATCGCTGCCCCCGTACTCGGCGTCATCTTGATGCTCGGCCTGGCCTGGTTTTGGCTCAACCAACTTTTGGGCCGCAACGCTTCAGAGGTCATCCCAACTGCCACCTCACAAGTGATCACCGGGCCCACTCCCACACCGGCTGGAACACCGTCCGGACTGGTCGTCGTCACTCCTCCGTCAGCGTCGACGCCGACCGCGGTCGCATCACCGACAGCGCGCACCACAATCGGACCTGGTGCAACGGTCGTGGTCACGAACACCGACGGCGCAGGAGTCAACCTGCGGGCAGCTCCGAGTACCAACGCCGATATCGTCGCGCAGCTGCCGGAGGGCACCGAACTCACGGTGATCGGCGACTCGGTATCGGCTGACAGCTATGTCTGGTGGCCAGTGAAGTACGGCGACCAGAACGGGTACGTGGTCGCCGATTACTTGGAACTTGCCCGGTAA
- a CDS encoding bactofilin family protein: MVESLTLIDRYTSVDGTLSSSRDIRIEGELRGTLRCEGSVQIAEGARVDATVEAGGITVAGTLRGTIDCRGKLHVLKTGLVAGTITTRLLVIEEGGRCEGELSMTVDPNLLPTASSPLDSRSTSGRMVETESLES; this comes from the coding sequence ATGGTTGAGAGCTTGACGTTGATCGACCGGTACACATCGGTCGATGGCACCTTGTCCTCGAGTCGTGACATTCGCATCGAGGGAGAATTGCGGGGGACGCTCCGCTGTGAGGGATCGGTGCAGATCGCCGAAGGAGCGCGTGTCGATGCGACGGTCGAAGCGGGGGGCATCACGGTGGCCGGGACGCTGCGCGGCACGATCGATTGCCGCGGGAAACTCCACGTTCTGAAGACCGGCCTCGTCGCAGGAACGATTACAACACGACTGCTCGTCATCGAGGAGGGCGGCCGCTGTGAAGGCGAACTTTCGATGACCGTCGATCCGAATCTTCTTCCCACTGCGAGTTCACCGTTGGATTCCCGTTCGACGAGTGGACGTATGGTGGAAACCGAATCGCTCGAGTCGTAA
- a CDS encoding bactofilin family protein: MMFRRESRDPIERPLSQFRQHLEQASLEDEEIAPDEELPAPAAQEPVLPTYQRPPAYPQTEAVPRGSSLAAMDRALSVVAANARWEGTLQTEGSLIIHGQVKGAIRASHDVTIAEGASVDAEISAQNVVVHGTVQGRIEARGRLEIHASGQVIGEVQAPTLVVHEGARLSGKLKMGAADASDR; the protein is encoded by the coding sequence ATGATGTTCCGACGCGAGTCACGCGATCCCATCGAGCGACCGCTCTCACAGTTTCGGCAGCACCTCGAGCAGGCGTCCCTCGAAGATGAGGAGATCGCCCCCGACGAGGAGTTACCGGCACCAGCGGCACAGGAACCCGTGCTGCCTACTTACCAGCGTCCACCGGCGTATCCGCAAACGGAGGCCGTGCCCCGTGGCTCATCGCTTGCAGCCATGGACCGAGCGCTCAGCGTCGTCGCAGCCAATGCACGATGGGAGGGGACACTCCAGACCGAAGGTTCCCTTATCATCCACGGTCAGGTCAAAGGAGCGATCCGCGCCAGCCACGATGTGACCATCGCCGAAGGTGCCTCGGTCGACGCAGAAATCTCCGCACAGAACGTCGTCGTGCACGGCACGGTTCAGGGCCGAATCGAGGCACGCGGACGACTCGAGATTCACGCGAGTGGGCAGGTGATCGGGGAAGTCCAGGCGCCGACTCTCGTGGTCCATGAGGGAGCACGACTGTCCGGCAAGCTGAAGATGGGCGCAGCCGATGCCAGCGATCGTTAG